One part of the Clostridium thermosuccinogenes genome encodes these proteins:
- a CDS encoding RNA polymerase sigma factor has product MNADECRQAVEKSKYGDLDSFGKLVQYYYPVLHRYVACRVGDAAEVDDVLQEILLLAWLNINKLRNTNAFKVWLMCIANNCCNKWYISKALFDVPAEDDALTSLECLRVLDRWEDSPRILVENYMSREGRSILFRRYSHPVWKLERYGQRWDEKLPNANRISINGEEYIHWYDCLSDIAF; this is encoded by the coding sequence TTGAATGCGGACGAATGCCGGCAAGCTGTTGAAAAAAGTAAATATGGTGATTTGGACAGCTTTGGAAAGCTGGTTCAATATTACTATCCTGTGCTTCATCGTTATGTAGCATGCAGAGTGGGAGATGCCGCCGAAGTGGATGATGTGCTGCAGGAAATCTTACTCCTTGCATGGTTGAACATCAATAAGCTTCGGAACACAAATGCCTTTAAAGTATGGTTAATGTGTATTGCAAATAATTGCTGCAACAAATGGTACATATCAAAGGCTCTGTTTGATGTTCCGGCGGAGGATGATGCTTTGACTTCCCTTGAGTGCTTAAGGGTATTGGATAGGTGGGAAGATAGTCCTCGAATTCTGGTCGAGAATTACATGTCCAGAGAGGGACGCTCAATCCTTTTCCGCAGATACAGTCATCCTGTATGGAAGCTTGAAAGGTACGGACAGCGCTGGGATGAAAAGCTGCCGAATGCCAATCGCATTTCCATTAATGGTGAGGAATATATTCACTGGTATGATTGCCTTTCGGATATAGCATTTTAA